One segment of Pempheris klunzingeri isolate RE-2024b chromosome 20, fPemKlu1.hap1, whole genome shotgun sequence DNA contains the following:
- the rnf40 gene encoding E3 ubiquitin-protein ligase BRE1B isoform X2 translates to MSGAGGGKRPSGGDSPPGPPEKKSKKEEKTTTTLIEPIRIAGVSSTEEMDMKVLQFKNKKLCERLEQRQTMEDELREKIEKLEKRQATDDTTLLIVNRYWSQLEECVHALRKRIEPDAPVTSTPAPPSAPLPEPTPMEEDGVNLASPTSVAPPPPLPEAQNEGEQAEQQQQEQEQHHQEEHQEEQQQQPPLPTVSEELLTPTEPPQESTTDASSPPPPLSENAKGFLATLEHSSEEELTLHLQDRMQFSKEAIACLVCVFDRLHSRIDNMCKQVQAAACDENSQSEIINVNHTLLEENSRLRDLATLLQGRHHKMSMEYNELVDKVTSSETKVSEMETTVEDLQWDIEKLRNREQKLNKHLAEAMEQLKSGYSSTGSSVGLPGGQITLNIQKFESLNAELEHNQELANSRMAELEKLQVELQEAVRESEKLKMDLRNIPEEVVKETLEYKCLQSQFSLLYNESLGVKTQLDEARALLLTAKNAHLRQIEHMESDELSLQKKLRTEVIQLEDTLAQVRKEYEMLRIEFEQNLAANEQAGPINREMRHLISSLQNHNLQLKGDVQRYKRKLRETQMEINKLRCQSGDTGVLILEETTSDSIDVKKEEDEDQEEEEERRKELERQRAREREREREAERERERERERERQRSDELKRKDSDTLKMLRVELKKAQESQKEMKLLLDMYKSAPKEQRDKVQLMAAERKSKAEVCSLVDELRMRVRELEERERKESKKLADEDALRKIRVAEETIEHLQKKLAATKQEEALLSEMDVTGQAFEDMQEQNSRLLQQLREKDDANFKLMSERIKSNQIYKLLKEEKEELADQVLTFKTQVDAQLLVVQKLEEKEGVLQSTLAALEKELAVRTQALELNKRKAVEAAQLAEDLKVQLEHTQAKLKEIQVSVAENRTARERESSNLKRAQEDLSRLRRKLEKQKKVEVYSDADEILQEEINQYKAKLRCPCCNTRDKETVLTKCFHVFCYECLKMRYDTRQRKCPKCNCAFGANDFHRIYIT, encoded by the exons ATGTCAGGTGCTGGGGGAGGAAAACGTCCCTCAGGGGGGGACAGCCCCCCTGGCCCACctgagaagaaaagcaaaaaagaggagaagaccACCACCACTCTGATCGAGCCCATACGCATAGCTGGAGTCTCCTCTACG GAGGAAATGGACATGAAGGTGCTCCAGTTCAAGAATAAGAAGCTATGTGAGCGCTtggagcagagacagacaatGGAGGATGAGTTACGAGAGAAAATTGAGAAGCTGGAGAAGAGACAAGCCACTGATGACACTACCCTGCTGATTGTCAACCGCTACTGGTCGCAG TTggaagagtgtgtgcatgctctaCGCAAACGTATTGAGCCAGATGCTCCGGTGACCTCTACCCCTGCCCCACCCTCGGCCCCTCTCCCTGAACCCACACCAATGGAGGAAGATGGGGTCAATCTGGCTTCACCAACATCCGTCGCGCCTCCACCTCCACTACCAGAGGCCCAGAATGAGggggagcaggcagagcagcagcagcaggaacaagaGCAGCATCATCAGGAAGAGcatcaggaggagcagcagcagcaaccccCTCTTCCTACTGTTTCGGAGGAGTTGTTGACGCCCACAGAGCCGCCACAGGAGTCAACAACAG ATGCATCGTCGCCCCCTCCTCCCCTAAGTGAGAATGCCAAGGGCTTCCTAGCCACCCTGGAGCACAGCAGCGAGGAGGAACTCACCCTGCACCTCCAAGACCGCATGCAGTTCAGCAAGGAAGCCATTGCCTGCTTAGTATGTGTCTTTGACAGGCTGCACAGCCGTATTGACAACATGTGCAAGCAAGTCCAGGCTGCAG CATGTGACGAGAACAGCCAGTCTGAGATCATCAATGTGAACCACActctgctggaggagaacaGTCGACTACGAGACTTGGCCACTCTCCTACAGGGCCGACACCACAAGATGTCCATGGAG TACAATGAGTTAGTGGACAAGGTGACCAGCTCAGAGACCAAGGTGTCCGAGATGGAGACCACAGTGGAGGACCTGCAGTGGGACATTGAGAAACTCCGTAATAGGGAACAAAAGCTCAACAAACATCTAGCAGAGGCCATGGAgcag CTTAAGTCTGGATACAGCAGTACTGGCAGCTCAGTTGGATTACCTGGAGGCCAGATTACACTGAACATTCAGAAG TTTGAGAGTCTCAATGCAGAGTTGGAGCACAACCAGGAGTTGGCTAATAGCCGCATGGCAGAGTTGGAGAAACTGCAGGTGGAGCTCCAGGAGGCAGTGAGGGAGAGCGAGAAGCTCAAG atggatTTACGGAATATTCCAGAAGAAGTTGTGAAGGAGACCCTTGAGTACAAATGTCTGCAGTCCCAATTCTCCCTGCTGTACAATGAGTCTCTCGGGGTAAAAACCCAGCTGGATGAGGCACGGGCCCTTCTGCTCACTGCGAAGAACGCCCACCTCCGGCAGATCGAGCACATGGAG AGCGATGAGCTGTCCCTCCAGAAGAAACTGCGGACTGAGGTCATCCAGCTGGAGGATACCTTGGCCCAGGTGCGCAAAGAGTATGAGATGCTGCGCATCGAGTTTGAGCAGAACCTGGCAGCCAATGAGCAAGCAG gACCAATCAACAGGGAGATGCGACACTTAATCAGCAGCCTTCAGAACCACAACCTGCAGTTGAAAGGTGATGTGCAGCGCTATAAGAGGAAATTACGAGAAACACAGATGGAGATCAATAAG TTGCGCTGTCAGAGTGGCGACACGGGTGTCCTGATTCTAGAGGAGACGACGAGTGACAGCATCGAcgtgaagaaagaggaagatgaggaccaggaggaggaggaggagaggaggaaggaactGGAGAGACAGCGGGCCcgggagcgagagagggagagggaggctgaacgagaaagagagagggagcgtgagagagagaggcagcgcAGCGACGAGCTGAAGAGGAAGGACTCGGACACACTGAAGATGCTCAGAGTTGAACTCAA GAAAGCCCAGGAGTCTCAGAAAGAGATGAAGCTCCTGTTGGACATGTACAAGTCGGCTCCAAAGGAGCAGAGGGACAAAGTGCAGCTCATGGCAGCTGAACGCAAATCTAAAGCTGAGGTTTGTTCTTTG GTGGATGAGTTGAGGATGCGAGTGCgtgagctggaggagagggagaggaaggaaagcaAAAAGCTGGCCGATGAAGATGCCCTCAGGAAAATCCGAGTGGCAGAAGAGACCATTGAGCATCTACAGAAGAAACTTGCTGCCACTAAACAG gaggaggctctgCTGAGTGAGATGGATGTAACCGGCCAAGCCTTCGAGGACATGCAAGAGCAGAACAGCCGGCTGTTGCAGCAGTTGCGGGAGAAGGACGACGCCAATTTCAAGCTGATGAGTGAGCGGATCAAATCTAACCAGATCTACAAGCtgctgaaagaggagaaggaagagtTGGCTGACCAGGTTCTCACTTTCAAAACCCAG GTGGATGCCCAGCTGCTTGTTGTGCAGAAGCTAGAAGAAAAAGAGGGCGTCCTCCAGAGCACACTTGCTGCTCTGGAAAAAGAGCTGGCTGTGCGGACACAAGCGCTAGAACTCAATAAGAGGAAG GCGGTGGAGGCTGCCCAGTTGGCAGAAGACCTGAAGGTGCAGCTGGAGCACACCCAGGCCAAGCTTAAGGAGATCCAGGTCTCTGTGGCTGAGAACCGCACCGCccgggagagggagagcagcaaCCTGAAACGAGCACAG GAGGATCTGTCCAGGCTGAGACGGAAGctggagaaacagaagaaggTGGAGGTGTACTCTGATGCAGATGAGATCCTGCAGGAGGAGATCAACCAGTACAAG GCCAAGCTGCGCTGCCCCTGCTGCAACACACGAGACAAGGAGACGGTGCTAACCAAGTGTTTCCACGTATTCTGCTACGAATGTCTGAAGATGCGTTACGACACCCGACAGAGGAAATGCCCCAAGTGCAACTGTGCCTTCGGAGCCAACGACTTTCACCGCATTTACATCACCTAA
- the rnf40 gene encoding E3 ubiquitin-protein ligase BRE1B isoform X1 yields MSGAGGGKRPSGGDSPPGPPEKKSKKEEKTTTTLIEPIRIAGVSSTEEMDMKVLQFKNKKLCERLEQRQTMEDELREKIEKLEKRQATDDTTLLIVNRYWSQLEECVHALRKRIEPDAPVTSTPAPPSAPLPEPTPMEEDGVNLASPTSVAPPPPLPEAQNEGEQAEQQQQEQEQHHQEEHQEEQQQQPPLPTVSEELLTPTEPPQESTTDASSPPPPLSENAKGFLATLEHSSEEELTLHLQDRMQFSKEAIACLVCVFDRLHSRIDNMCKQVQAAACDENSQSEIINVNHTLLEENSRLRDLATLLQGRHHKMSMEYNELVDKVTSSETKVSEMETTVEDLQWDIEKLRNREQKLNKHLAEAMEQLKSGYSSTGSSVGLPGGQITLNIQKFESLNAELEHNQELANSRMAELEKLQVELQEAVRESEKLKMDLRNIPEEVVKETLEYKCLQSQFSLLYNESLGVKTQLDEARALLLTAKNAHLRQIEHMESDELSLQKKLRTEVIQLEDTLAQVRKEYEMLRIEFEQNLAANEQAGPINREMRHLISSLQNHNLQLKGDVQRYKRKLRETQMEINKLRCQSGDTGVLILEETTSDSIDVKKEEDEDQEEEEERRKELERQRAREREREREAERERERERERERQRSDELKRKDSDTLKMLRVELKKAQESQKEMKLLLDMYKSAPKEQRDKVQLMAAERKSKAEVCSLVDELRMRVRELEERERKESKKLADEDALRKIRVAEETIEHLQKKLAATKQEEEALLSEMDVTGQAFEDMQEQNSRLLQQLREKDDANFKLMSERIKSNQIYKLLKEEKEELADQVLTFKTQVDAQLLVVQKLEEKEGVLQSTLAALEKELAVRTQALELNKRKAVEAAQLAEDLKVQLEHTQAKLKEIQVSVAENRTARERESSNLKRAQEDLSRLRRKLEKQKKVEVYSDADEILQEEINQYKAKLRCPCCNTRDKETVLTKCFHVFCYECLKMRYDTRQRKCPKCNCAFGANDFHRIYIT; encoded by the exons ATGTCAGGTGCTGGGGGAGGAAAACGTCCCTCAGGGGGGGACAGCCCCCCTGGCCCACctgagaagaaaagcaaaaaagaggagaagaccACCACCACTCTGATCGAGCCCATACGCATAGCTGGAGTCTCCTCTACG GAGGAAATGGACATGAAGGTGCTCCAGTTCAAGAATAAGAAGCTATGTGAGCGCTtggagcagagacagacaatGGAGGATGAGTTACGAGAGAAAATTGAGAAGCTGGAGAAGAGACAAGCCACTGATGACACTACCCTGCTGATTGTCAACCGCTACTGGTCGCAG TTggaagagtgtgtgcatgctctaCGCAAACGTATTGAGCCAGATGCTCCGGTGACCTCTACCCCTGCCCCACCCTCGGCCCCTCTCCCTGAACCCACACCAATGGAGGAAGATGGGGTCAATCTGGCTTCACCAACATCCGTCGCGCCTCCACCTCCACTACCAGAGGCCCAGAATGAGggggagcaggcagagcagcagcagcaggaacaagaGCAGCATCATCAGGAAGAGcatcaggaggagcagcagcagcaaccccCTCTTCCTACTGTTTCGGAGGAGTTGTTGACGCCCACAGAGCCGCCACAGGAGTCAACAACAG ATGCATCGTCGCCCCCTCCTCCCCTAAGTGAGAATGCCAAGGGCTTCCTAGCCACCCTGGAGCACAGCAGCGAGGAGGAACTCACCCTGCACCTCCAAGACCGCATGCAGTTCAGCAAGGAAGCCATTGCCTGCTTAGTATGTGTCTTTGACAGGCTGCACAGCCGTATTGACAACATGTGCAAGCAAGTCCAGGCTGCAG CATGTGACGAGAACAGCCAGTCTGAGATCATCAATGTGAACCACActctgctggaggagaacaGTCGACTACGAGACTTGGCCACTCTCCTACAGGGCCGACACCACAAGATGTCCATGGAG TACAATGAGTTAGTGGACAAGGTGACCAGCTCAGAGACCAAGGTGTCCGAGATGGAGACCACAGTGGAGGACCTGCAGTGGGACATTGAGAAACTCCGTAATAGGGAACAAAAGCTCAACAAACATCTAGCAGAGGCCATGGAgcag CTTAAGTCTGGATACAGCAGTACTGGCAGCTCAGTTGGATTACCTGGAGGCCAGATTACACTGAACATTCAGAAG TTTGAGAGTCTCAATGCAGAGTTGGAGCACAACCAGGAGTTGGCTAATAGCCGCATGGCAGAGTTGGAGAAACTGCAGGTGGAGCTCCAGGAGGCAGTGAGGGAGAGCGAGAAGCTCAAG atggatTTACGGAATATTCCAGAAGAAGTTGTGAAGGAGACCCTTGAGTACAAATGTCTGCAGTCCCAATTCTCCCTGCTGTACAATGAGTCTCTCGGGGTAAAAACCCAGCTGGATGAGGCACGGGCCCTTCTGCTCACTGCGAAGAACGCCCACCTCCGGCAGATCGAGCACATGGAG AGCGATGAGCTGTCCCTCCAGAAGAAACTGCGGACTGAGGTCATCCAGCTGGAGGATACCTTGGCCCAGGTGCGCAAAGAGTATGAGATGCTGCGCATCGAGTTTGAGCAGAACCTGGCAGCCAATGAGCAAGCAG gACCAATCAACAGGGAGATGCGACACTTAATCAGCAGCCTTCAGAACCACAACCTGCAGTTGAAAGGTGATGTGCAGCGCTATAAGAGGAAATTACGAGAAACACAGATGGAGATCAATAAG TTGCGCTGTCAGAGTGGCGACACGGGTGTCCTGATTCTAGAGGAGACGACGAGTGACAGCATCGAcgtgaagaaagaggaagatgaggaccaggaggaggaggaggagaggaggaaggaactGGAGAGACAGCGGGCCcgggagcgagagagggagagggaggctgaacgagaaagagagagggagcgtgagagagagaggcagcgcAGCGACGAGCTGAAGAGGAAGGACTCGGACACACTGAAGATGCTCAGAGTTGAACTCAA GAAAGCCCAGGAGTCTCAGAAAGAGATGAAGCTCCTGTTGGACATGTACAAGTCGGCTCCAAAGGAGCAGAGGGACAAAGTGCAGCTCATGGCAGCTGAACGCAAATCTAAAGCTGAGGTTTGTTCTTTG GTGGATGAGTTGAGGATGCGAGTGCgtgagctggaggagagggagaggaaggaaagcaAAAAGCTGGCCGATGAAGATGCCCTCAGGAAAATCCGAGTGGCAGAAGAGACCATTGAGCATCTACAGAAGAAACTTGCTGCCACTAAACAG gaggaggaggctctgCTGAGTGAGATGGATGTAACCGGCCAAGCCTTCGAGGACATGCAAGAGCAGAACAGCCGGCTGTTGCAGCAGTTGCGGGAGAAGGACGACGCCAATTTCAAGCTGATGAGTGAGCGGATCAAATCTAACCAGATCTACAAGCtgctgaaagaggagaaggaagagtTGGCTGACCAGGTTCTCACTTTCAAAACCCAG GTGGATGCCCAGCTGCTTGTTGTGCAGAAGCTAGAAGAAAAAGAGGGCGTCCTCCAGAGCACACTTGCTGCTCTGGAAAAAGAGCTGGCTGTGCGGACACAAGCGCTAGAACTCAATAAGAGGAAG GCGGTGGAGGCTGCCCAGTTGGCAGAAGACCTGAAGGTGCAGCTGGAGCACACCCAGGCCAAGCTTAAGGAGATCCAGGTCTCTGTGGCTGAGAACCGCACCGCccgggagagggagagcagcaaCCTGAAACGAGCACAG GAGGATCTGTCCAGGCTGAGACGGAAGctggagaaacagaagaaggTGGAGGTGTACTCTGATGCAGATGAGATCCTGCAGGAGGAGATCAACCAGTACAAG GCCAAGCTGCGCTGCCCCTGCTGCAACACACGAGACAAGGAGACGGTGCTAACCAAGTGTTTCCACGTATTCTGCTACGAATGTCTGAAGATGCGTTACGACACCCGACAGAGGAAATGCCCCAAGTGCAACTGTGCCTTCGGAGCCAACGACTTTCACCGCATTTACATCACCTAA
- the rnf40 gene encoding E3 ubiquitin-protein ligase BRE1B isoform X3, whose protein sequence is MSGAGGGKRPSGGDSPPGPPEKKSKKEEKTTTTLIEPIRIAGVSSTEEMDMKVLQFKNKKLCERLEQRQTMEDELREKIEKLEKRQATDDTTLLIVNRYWSQLEECVHALRKRIEPDAPVTSTPAPPSAPLPEPTPMEEDGVNLASPTSVAPPPPLPEAQNEGEQAEQQQQEQEQHHQEEHQEEQQQQPPLPTVSEELLTPTEPPQESTTDASSPPPPLSENAKGFLATLEHSSEEELTLHLQDRMQFSKEAIACLVCVFDRLHSRIDNMCKQVQAAACDENSQSEIINVNHTLLEENSRLRDLATLLQGRHHKMSMEYNELVDKVTSSETKVSEMETTVEDLQWDIEKLRNREQKLNKHLAEAMEQLKSGYSSTGSSVGLPGGQITLNIQKFESLNAELEHNQELANSRMAELEKLQVELQEAVRESEKLKMDLRNIPEEVVKETLEYKCLQSQFSLLYNESLGVKTQLDEARALLLTAKNAHLRQIEHMESDELSLQKKLRTEVIQLEDTLAQVRKEYEMLRIEFEQNLAANEQAGPINREMRHLISSLQNHNLQLKGDVQRYKRKLRETQMEINKLRCQSGDTGVLILEETTSDSIDVKKEEDEDQEEEEERRKELERQRAREREREREAERERERERERERQRSDELKRKDSDTLKMLRVELKKAQESQKEMKLLLDMYKSAPKEQRDKVQLMAAERKSKAEVDELRMRVRELEERERKESKKLADEDALRKIRVAEETIEHLQKKLAATKQEEEALLSEMDVTGQAFEDMQEQNSRLLQQLREKDDANFKLMSERIKSNQIYKLLKEEKEELADQVLTFKTQVDAQLLVVQKLEEKEGVLQSTLAALEKELAVRTQALELNKRKAVEAAQLAEDLKVQLEHTQAKLKEIQVSVAENRTARERESSNLKRAQEDLSRLRRKLEKQKKVEVYSDADEILQEEINQYKAKLRCPCCNTRDKETVLTKCFHVFCYECLKMRYDTRQRKCPKCNCAFGANDFHRIYIT, encoded by the exons ATGTCAGGTGCTGGGGGAGGAAAACGTCCCTCAGGGGGGGACAGCCCCCCTGGCCCACctgagaagaaaagcaaaaaagaggagaagaccACCACCACTCTGATCGAGCCCATACGCATAGCTGGAGTCTCCTCTACG GAGGAAATGGACATGAAGGTGCTCCAGTTCAAGAATAAGAAGCTATGTGAGCGCTtggagcagagacagacaatGGAGGATGAGTTACGAGAGAAAATTGAGAAGCTGGAGAAGAGACAAGCCACTGATGACACTACCCTGCTGATTGTCAACCGCTACTGGTCGCAG TTggaagagtgtgtgcatgctctaCGCAAACGTATTGAGCCAGATGCTCCGGTGACCTCTACCCCTGCCCCACCCTCGGCCCCTCTCCCTGAACCCACACCAATGGAGGAAGATGGGGTCAATCTGGCTTCACCAACATCCGTCGCGCCTCCACCTCCACTACCAGAGGCCCAGAATGAGggggagcaggcagagcagcagcagcaggaacaagaGCAGCATCATCAGGAAGAGcatcaggaggagcagcagcagcaaccccCTCTTCCTACTGTTTCGGAGGAGTTGTTGACGCCCACAGAGCCGCCACAGGAGTCAACAACAG ATGCATCGTCGCCCCCTCCTCCCCTAAGTGAGAATGCCAAGGGCTTCCTAGCCACCCTGGAGCACAGCAGCGAGGAGGAACTCACCCTGCACCTCCAAGACCGCATGCAGTTCAGCAAGGAAGCCATTGCCTGCTTAGTATGTGTCTTTGACAGGCTGCACAGCCGTATTGACAACATGTGCAAGCAAGTCCAGGCTGCAG CATGTGACGAGAACAGCCAGTCTGAGATCATCAATGTGAACCACActctgctggaggagaacaGTCGACTACGAGACTTGGCCACTCTCCTACAGGGCCGACACCACAAGATGTCCATGGAG TACAATGAGTTAGTGGACAAGGTGACCAGCTCAGAGACCAAGGTGTCCGAGATGGAGACCACAGTGGAGGACCTGCAGTGGGACATTGAGAAACTCCGTAATAGGGAACAAAAGCTCAACAAACATCTAGCAGAGGCCATGGAgcag CTTAAGTCTGGATACAGCAGTACTGGCAGCTCAGTTGGATTACCTGGAGGCCAGATTACACTGAACATTCAGAAG TTTGAGAGTCTCAATGCAGAGTTGGAGCACAACCAGGAGTTGGCTAATAGCCGCATGGCAGAGTTGGAGAAACTGCAGGTGGAGCTCCAGGAGGCAGTGAGGGAGAGCGAGAAGCTCAAG atggatTTACGGAATATTCCAGAAGAAGTTGTGAAGGAGACCCTTGAGTACAAATGTCTGCAGTCCCAATTCTCCCTGCTGTACAATGAGTCTCTCGGGGTAAAAACCCAGCTGGATGAGGCACGGGCCCTTCTGCTCACTGCGAAGAACGCCCACCTCCGGCAGATCGAGCACATGGAG AGCGATGAGCTGTCCCTCCAGAAGAAACTGCGGACTGAGGTCATCCAGCTGGAGGATACCTTGGCCCAGGTGCGCAAAGAGTATGAGATGCTGCGCATCGAGTTTGAGCAGAACCTGGCAGCCAATGAGCAAGCAG gACCAATCAACAGGGAGATGCGACACTTAATCAGCAGCCTTCAGAACCACAACCTGCAGTTGAAAGGTGATGTGCAGCGCTATAAGAGGAAATTACGAGAAACACAGATGGAGATCAATAAG TTGCGCTGTCAGAGTGGCGACACGGGTGTCCTGATTCTAGAGGAGACGACGAGTGACAGCATCGAcgtgaagaaagaggaagatgaggaccaggaggaggaggaggagaggaggaaggaactGGAGAGACAGCGGGCCcgggagcgagagagggagagggaggctgaacgagaaagagagagggagcgtgagagagagaggcagcgcAGCGACGAGCTGAAGAGGAAGGACTCGGACACACTGAAGATGCTCAGAGTTGAACTCAA GAAAGCCCAGGAGTCTCAGAAAGAGATGAAGCTCCTGTTGGACATGTACAAGTCGGCTCCAAAGGAGCAGAGGGACAAAGTGCAGCTCATGGCAGCTGAACGCAAATCTAAAGCTGAG GTGGATGAGTTGAGGATGCGAGTGCgtgagctggaggagagggagaggaaggaaagcaAAAAGCTGGCCGATGAAGATGCCCTCAGGAAAATCCGAGTGGCAGAAGAGACCATTGAGCATCTACAGAAGAAACTTGCTGCCACTAAACAG gaggaggaggctctgCTGAGTGAGATGGATGTAACCGGCCAAGCCTTCGAGGACATGCAAGAGCAGAACAGCCGGCTGTTGCAGCAGTTGCGGGAGAAGGACGACGCCAATTTCAAGCTGATGAGTGAGCGGATCAAATCTAACCAGATCTACAAGCtgctgaaagaggagaaggaagagtTGGCTGACCAGGTTCTCACTTTCAAAACCCAG GTGGATGCCCAGCTGCTTGTTGTGCAGAAGCTAGAAGAAAAAGAGGGCGTCCTCCAGAGCACACTTGCTGCTCTGGAAAAAGAGCTGGCTGTGCGGACACAAGCGCTAGAACTCAATAAGAGGAAG GCGGTGGAGGCTGCCCAGTTGGCAGAAGACCTGAAGGTGCAGCTGGAGCACACCCAGGCCAAGCTTAAGGAGATCCAGGTCTCTGTGGCTGAGAACCGCACCGCccgggagagggagagcagcaaCCTGAAACGAGCACAG GAGGATCTGTCCAGGCTGAGACGGAAGctggagaaacagaagaaggTGGAGGTGTACTCTGATGCAGATGAGATCCTGCAGGAGGAGATCAACCAGTACAAG GCCAAGCTGCGCTGCCCCTGCTGCAACACACGAGACAAGGAGACGGTGCTAACCAAGTGTTTCCACGTATTCTGCTACGAATGTCTGAAGATGCGTTACGACACCCGACAGAGGAAATGCCCCAAGTGCAACTGTGCCTTCGGAGCCAACGACTTTCACCGCATTTACATCACCTAA
- the LOC139219882 gene encoding tumor necrosis factor receptor superfamily member 12A, which produces MASNALCALCGLIIAAVTNFYGVSAQKSQCGISEFWNSDLDVCVPCASCKQYPKTPSCNTCKSVEKTPDVWKLAAITSFSVLAVVLVGAALIIGVMVHRRKSHKRPLREPIEETAGPLYQA; this is translated from the exons ATGGCTTCAAACGCTCTCTGCGCGCTATGCGGACTTATTATAGCGGCTGTGACTAATTTCTATGGTGTGAGCGCACagaaaa gTCAGTGCGGCATCTCAGAGTTTTGGAACTCAGATCTGGATGTCTGCGTGCCGTGCGCATCATGCAAGCAGTACCCGAAGACCCCGTCATGCAACACAT GTAAATCTGTGGAGAAGACACCTGACGTGTGGAAACTGGCGGCCATCACCAGTTTCTCAGTGCTGGCTGTCGTGCTGGTTGGTGCTGCTTTGATTATCGGGGTCATGGTGCATCGACGCAAGTCACACAAGCGGCCTCTACGTG AACCCATTGAAGAAACTGCGGGGCCACTCTATCAAGCTTAG